The Aeromonas encheleia genomic sequence TAGCGGCAACGGCTTGTGATATAGCCCGAGGAAGAGAGACTGCACTCCGTCTGCGAGGTGCCGGACGGGATGTCGAGGCCAAATGTGGACTCCATTGAATGGTATTTCTGCGGCACCGGCGATATATGACGAACCTGGCCCGAACCGTGCTACTGTGGCGCCTCACTCACCGGCCGATTGCGCTCTGCACCTGATGACAGGCTTGTCATGCAAAAGAGTCGCCAGCCAGGGCAGCCCTTGCCCACCTCTCACCCTCAACCCGACGTCGCCGGACCCGCTGTATTGACCCGATGCCATAAGGCGCATCCCTCCCTGCCGCAGCCTGTTCTCACTGTTGTTATCTGCTATCCACTCTTTTTTACTGCGACAGCGGCCATCCCGACGGGAACCAGCTTCAAGCCATCCGCCTGAGGCACTTTCTGTTTGGCGCAGCCCTGCCGCCAACACAGGACACCTGCCATGATTGCCTACCTCATTCTGGTTCATCGCTATCCCGGCCAGTTCAAGCGCCTGTTCAAGGCGATTTACCACGACAGCAACCACTACCTGATCCACGTGGACAAGCGCTCGGGTCCCGAGTTGCAACAGGAGATCGCCGACTTCCTTGCCGATTACCCCAACGCCGCCATGCTACCCAGCAAGAATGCACTCTGGGGCGGCTACAGCCTGGTGGATGCGGAGCTGCGCGGCATAGCGGCGCTGCTGGAGCAGAACAAGGAGTGGGAGTTCTTCATCAATCTGAGCGCCCAGGACTTCCCGCTGCGCTCCCAGCACGACATTCACGACTTCCTGCGCGATCACAAGGGCAAGGATTTTCTCAAGGTCGCGGATCAGCGCCAGCACCGACCGGACACCCTGCACCGCATCGATCACTATGTGACCGAGACCGCCCGGGAATTGGTGTGCGAGCCGGTGAAGACTCGCCCCTACCTGGAGGGGGTGACCCCCTACATTGGCAATCAGTGGATGATCCTGAGCCGGGCCTTCTGCGAGTTCGTCAGCCACAGCCCCGAGGTCGATCGCTTCAAGGCCTTCTACCGCCACACCCTGATCGCCGACGAGGGCTTCTTCCAGACGGTGATCATGAACACCAGCTATCAGGGCCAGATAGTCAACGATGACAAGCGAGCCATCGACTGGATCCCCATGGGCGACATCAAGCTGCGCCCGCGCGACTACACGGTGCATGACGCCGATGCCCTGCAGCAAAGCGATCACCTGTTCGCCCGCAAGTTTGATGAGACCATCGACAGCGACATCCTGGATATTCTGGAGCGCGCCATGATGTGTCCCCTCGCCACACCGGATATCCGCCAGCCAGTGCCGGCCTGACTATCCATCCGGACACATACCGACGCGGTCAGCACTCTTCGAGATTGCGACGCTGGCTCAAGCTGTTAGGCTCAAGTCCATATGACACCAAGGGGAGCTACAACATGAAACAGATCAACCTATTCCTGCTGAGCCTGGGTGCCCTGACCCTGCTCGGCGGCTGCGAGCGCGGTGCCGGCGGCCTGGGGGTGACTGGCGGCGATCCGGTCAGCTATCTGTGTGAACAGAACCAGAAGGTGCAGGTGCGCTACTTCTCGCTCTCGGACGAGAGCCTGAATTTCATCAAGCTGTCCCTGCCCAACGGCAAGGACTACACCCTGCCCCAGGCGGTCTCCGCCTCCGGTGCCCGCTATACAGATGATCATGAGGTGGTCTGGTGGAACAAGGGGAAGGAGGGCTTCGTGGAGATGCGCGACAAGGATGGCGAGTGGCAGAGCCTCTACAACGACTGTAAACAACAATAAAGTGACCCCGGCCTGGCCGGGGTCTGTTTTATCACCCAGAGATCAGTTGATCTCGATTTCGAAGCGGTTGATCACCTGTACCGGGTGAGCATCCGGATTGCCCTCTGCCGGGCTGTAGCGGATCCGGGACAGGGTCGCCAGCGCACTCTGCTCCAGTTCACCGGGTGGCTCTGCCGCCACCACTTCCGGCTTGGTCGGCATGCCATTGGAGTCGATCAGATAGCGCACCTCCACATAGCCCTTGACCGGCTTGGCAGGCCGCCGTACCGGTTCATCATCACCGAAGAATGAACGCTGGTTCTCCTGGATCCAGTAATGGGACAACTGCTCGAGCGGGATCACTATAGGTGCGCGATCGAGTGCCGCCTCAGGTCGGGATGAGCACCCCTGCGACAACGCCAACACCAGTCCTGACCAGACTGCGACTTTCCATTTCATGCAAGACTCCTTGTTCTCTCTGCTGGGCTCAGAGGCCGTCATGAACCACCCCTGTCGGTCAGTCGCCCATCCTAACGAAAAAGTATCCGTTTGAACACCTACAACCAGACCAATCCCGAGTGGTTGACTCCGTTATCACCCAGCTTGCTCATCCGTGAGCCGTGGTGTCAGGCACGCTTGTCGCTGACCACCAGCCAGAGTGCGTGCACCATGCCGGGCAGGCCGCCGAGCAGGGTCAACACTATGTTGAGAAAGAAATGCAGGCTGAAACCCACCTGGATAAAGGCACAGACCGGGGGCAGGAAGATGGCCAGCAGGATCTTGAGCAGATTGTTCATCTCATGGTTCCTCATGAAAGATGTCGCGTGATTCGGATGGGCTAACCATAAACAGCCTTGCCTGCAACTGCAAACCCGACGGGGATCCTTTCCCTCGTTTCTTCCCTGGCGTTGAGCCAGGGTTCAGCTGGCTGCGGTCAGCGTCACGCAGGGGATCCGTTCTTCCATACTCTCCCGCCAGGCGTTGAGATCGTGGATCTGCTGGTTGCTGCTGCCACGCCAGAGCAGGCCGGGATCCGCCAACTCCCGCACGAACTTGCCGTCGACCAGCACATCCAGCAGGGCCACCAGCTCACGCTGGGCTGCCGACAGCTCGCCGAGCAGATAGCCGGTCCAGCACCAGATGTCCTTGCCCGGGCACTCGGCCCGCACCCGCCTTACCAGCGCCAGTACCTGCGGTACGTTGGCCGGATGCAGCGGATCGCCGCCGGAGAGCGACAGGCCACGGCGCTTGATGCGGCTGTCGTTGAGATCATTGATGATGCGATCGCTCATGGCCTGGTCGAACGGCTTGCCCCCATCGAGCCGCCAGGTGGCCTGGTTGTAGCAACCGGGGCACTGGTGCTCGCAGCCCGCCACGAACAGGGTGGCGCGGGTGCCGGGGCCGTTGATCACATCGACCGGGTAGTACTGGTGGTAATGCATCCTCTCTCCTCGGCCCCTGCACGGGCGCCAGATCCGCCAATAAAAATGGCTCCCTCATCAGGAGCCATCTCGTCGCTCAGCCGTTCGTCTTACATGTGCTTGACGCGGCGCTTGACCTCTTCCTGCTTGCCCGCGTTGAAGGGGCGCGCATCCGGGCTGCCGAGGTAGCCGCACACCCGGCGGGTCACCGACACCTTGGCGGGATCGTGGTTGCCGCAGCGCGGGCAGGTGAAGCCCTTGGAGGTACACTCGAACTCGCCGGTGAAGCCGCAGTCGTAGCACTCGTCGATGGGGGTGTTGGTGCCGTAATAGGGCACTCTGTCATAGCTGTAGTCCCAGACGTTCTCCAGCGCCTCCAGGTTGTGCTGGATATTGGGGTACTCGCCGTAGCAGATGAAGCCGCCGCTGGCGATGGGCGGATAGGCCGCCTCGAAGTCCAGCTTGTCGTAGGGGTTGACCTGCTTCTCCACGTCGAGGTGGAAGCTGTTGGTGTAGTAACCCTTGTCGGTCACCCCGGCCACCACGCCAAACTCCTTGGCGTCGATGCGGCAGAAGCGGGTGCAGAGGTTCTCGCTCGGGGTGGAGTAGAGGCTGAAGCCGTAGCCGGTCTCCTCTTTCCACTCGTCGGTCGCCGCCTTGAGCCGCGCTATGATGGCGATGGCCTTCTCCCGCAGTACCTCGCTGTCAAACAGATGGGTATCGGTGCCGAACAGGGCGTTGATGGTCTCGTGCACCCCTATGTAGCCCAGGGAGATGGAGGCGCGGCCATTTTTAAAGATCTCGCTGACGTTGTCGTCGGCCTTGAGCCGCACGCCGCAGGCGCCCTCCATGTAGAGGATGGGGGCGACCCGCGCCTTGACGCCATCGAGTCGCTCGATGCGATACATCAGCGCCTGCTTGGCGACCCGCAGCGCCGCATCCAGCTTGTCCCAAAAGTCCGCCTCATCGCGAGACTTCAGGGCGATGCGCGGCAGGTTGAGGCTCACCACCCCTATGTTGTTGCGCCCCTCGTGGACAAGCTCGCCATTCTCCTCGTAGGCGCCGAGGAAGGAGCGGCAGCCCATGGGGGTCTTGAAGGAGCCGGTCACCTTGACCACCTGATCATGGTTGAGGATGTCCGGGTACATGCGCTTGGAGGCGCACTCCAGCGCCAGCCGCTTGATGTCGTAGTTGGGATCCCCCGGCTTGTGGTTGAGGCCATCCTTGATGGCGAACACCAGCTTCGGAAACACCGCCGTCTTCCTGTTCTTGCCAAGGCCAGCGATGCGGTTGCCGAGGATGGCGCGCTGGATGAGGCGGGATTCCCAGCTGTCGCCGAGGCCGAAGCCGAAGGTGACGAAGGGGGTCTGGCCGTTGGCGGTGTGCAGGGTGTTGACCTCGTACTCCAGCGACTGGAAGGCGTCGTGACACTCCTTCTCGGTGCGAGCCATGGCGTAGGCGTCCACATCGCTGATGCCCCACTCCTCGGCCACCTCCCGGTGTTTCTGCCAGCTGATGGTCACATAGGGCGCCAGCACCTCGTCGATGCGGTTGATGGTGGTACCGCCATAGATGTGGCTCGCCACCTGAGCGATGATCTGGGCGGTCACGGCGGTGGCGGTGCTGATGGACTTGGGGGTGTCGATCTCAGCGTTGCCCATCTTGAAGCCGTGGGTCAGCATGCCCTGCAGGTCAATCAGCATGCAGTTGAACATGGGGAAGAAGGGGGAGTAGTCGAGATCGTGGAAGTGCAGATCGCCGCGCTCATGGGCCTGCACCACCTCGCGGGGCAGCATGTGGCTGGTGGCGTAGTGCTTGGCGACGATGCCGGCCAGCAGATCCCGCTGGGTCGGTATCACCTTGGAATCCTTGTTGGCGTTCTCGTTGAGCAGGGCCGCGTTGGTCTGCTCCACCAGGCCGCGGATCTCCTGGGCCAGACGACCGCGCGCCTCGCGGGCCAGATCCCTGTCGTGGCGATACTCGATGTAGGCACGGGCGATCGCCTTGTCGTCGGAGGCCATCAGATGGTTCTCGACCCGGTTCTGGATCTCGTGAATGTCGACCTCGCCCCGCCCTTCCAGCTCCAGGCTGACGGCGCTGGCAACCCGCTCGCCCAGCGCCGGATTGGCCTGGCTGACCGCGGCCGCCGCTCGGCTCACCGCCTCGGCAATCAGCTTGGCATCGAATGGTGCGCGACATCCATCACGTTTGATCACAACCGGTTTCATGCGTTTTCCCCGTTTTAAAGGCCAGGCTATCGCCTTCGGCTTACCTTGTTTGGTACCCTTCCCCGCGCCTCGTCCTGGGCGCAAATAAATGCAGCCGAGGCTTGACAAGCCAGGGCTGACGATGAGAAGAGAACAGCTTGTACACAGCTTAACAACACA encodes the following:
- a CDS encoding beta-1,6-N-acetylglucosaminyltransferase, which codes for MIAYLILVHRYPGQFKRLFKAIYHDSNHYLIHVDKRSGPELQQEIADFLADYPNAAMLPSKNALWGGYSLVDAELRGIAALLEQNKEWEFFINLSAQDFPLRSQHDIHDFLRDHKGKDFLKVADQRQHRPDTLHRIDHYVTETARELVCEPVKTRPYLEGVTPYIGNQWMILSRAFCEFVSHSPEVDRFKAFYRHTLIADEGFFQTVIMNTSYQGQIVNDDKRAIDWIPMGDIKLRPRDYTVHDADALQQSDHLFARKFDETIDSDILDILERAMMCPLATPDIRQPVPA
- the nrdG gene encoding anaerobic ribonucleoside-triphosphate reductase-activating protein, producing the protein MHYHQYYPVDVINGPGTRATLFVAGCEHQCPGCYNQATWRLDGGKPFDQAMSDRIINDLNDSRIKRRGLSLSGGDPLHPANVPQVLALVRRVRAECPGKDIWCWTGYLLGELSAAQRELVALLDVLVDGKFVRELADPGLLWRGSSNQQIHDLNAWRESMEERIPCVTLTAAS
- a CDS encoding energy transducer TonB, producing the protein MKWKVAVWSGLVLALSQGCSSRPEAALDRAPIVIPLEQLSHYWIQENQRSFFGDDEPVRRPAKPVKGYVEVRYLIDSNGMPTKPEVVAAEPPGELEQSALATLSRIRYSPAEGNPDAHPVQVINRFEIEIN
- the nrdD gene encoding anaerobic ribonucleoside-triphosphate reductase, whose product is MKPVVIKRDGCRAPFDAKLIAEAVSRAAAAVSQANPALGERVASAVSLELEGRGEVDIHEIQNRVENHLMASDDKAIARAYIEYRHDRDLAREARGRLAQEIRGLVEQTNAALLNENANKDSKVIPTQRDLLAGIVAKHYATSHMLPREVVQAHERGDLHFHDLDYSPFFPMFNCMLIDLQGMLTHGFKMGNAEIDTPKSISTATAVTAQIIAQVASHIYGGTTINRIDEVLAPYVTISWQKHREVAEEWGISDVDAYAMARTEKECHDAFQSLEYEVNTLHTANGQTPFVTFGFGLGDSWESRLIQRAILGNRIAGLGKNRKTAVFPKLVFAIKDGLNHKPGDPNYDIKRLALECASKRMYPDILNHDQVVKVTGSFKTPMGCRSFLGAYEENGELVHEGRNNIGVVSLNLPRIALKSRDEADFWDKLDAALRVAKQALMYRIERLDGVKARVAPILYMEGACGVRLKADDNVSEIFKNGRASISLGYIGVHETINALFGTDTHLFDSEVLREKAIAIIARLKAATDEWKEETGYGFSLYSTPSENLCTRFCRIDAKEFGVVAGVTDKGYYTNSFHLDVEKQVNPYDKLDFEAAYPPIASGGFICYGEYPNIQHNLEALENVWDYSYDRVPYYGTNTPIDECYDCGFTGEFECTSKGFTCPRCGNHDPAKVSVTRRVCGYLGSPDARPFNAGKQEEVKRRVKHM
- a CDS encoding MliC family protein, which codes for MKQINLFLLSLGALTLLGGCERGAGGLGVTGGDPVSYLCEQNQKVQVRYFSLSDESLNFIKLSLPNGKDYTLPQAVSASGARYTDDHEVVWWNKGKEGFVEMRDKDGEWQSLYNDCKQQ
- a CDS encoding YqaE/Pmp3 family membrane protein; this encodes MNNLLKILLAIFLPPVCAFIQVGFSLHFFLNIVLTLLGGLPGMVHALWLVVSDKRA